CCACCGATGATCTCTCCTTTTGCCAAAGGAACAAGGTATTTTTGTTTTTGTGCTTCTGTTCCAAATTTTTCCAATCCCCAACATACTAAGGAGTTGTTTACACTCATTACTACAGAGCAAGATGCATCAATTTTTGAAATTTCTTCCATTGCCAAAACATAGGATACGCAATCCATTCCACCACCGCCATATTTTGGATCTACCATCATGCCCATGAAACCCAATTCGCCCATTTGCTTAATTTCTTCTGCAGGAAATTTTTGATGCTCATCGCGCTCAATAACTCCCGGTTTTAATACATCATTTGCAAAATCACGAGCCGCTTTCTGAATCATTAAGTGCTCTTCTGTTAAGTTAAATAGCATTCGTAATAAATTTTATGTTAAAAATTGCTTTATTTTTGAGTCCAACCGGATTGAAATACTTCTTTCAGGTGGGTAGCAAATGTATATTTAATATTCAAATTTTGCTAATAGTTTTTCGACAAATATGACGCAAATAAAGTATAACGTAATTGGCTTAATGTCAGGCACCTCTCTTGATGGGCTAGATATTGCATTTTGTCGATTTATTTTAGAGAATAATACCTGGACGTATGAAATTGAGGTTGCTCAAACCATTGCTTACCCTGAAGCTTGGAAACAAACAATTTTGAGCCTTGAAACCGCTGACGCGCTACGTTTTCAGCAGGTAAATGTTGATTATGGTCATTATTTGGGTGGTTTGGTTTCCGATTTTATTATACGACACTCCATTAAAGTCGATTTTGTGGCTTCTCATGGTCATACCATCTTTCATCAACCGGATAAAAAATTAACAGTTCAAATTGGTGCCGGTAGCGCCATTGCCTCCAAATGTAATTTACCCGTTGTATGTGACTTTCGTACGTTGGATGTGGCGTTGGGCGGACAAGGTGCACCATTGGTGCCGATTGGGGATAAATTTCTCTTTTCGGACTATGAATTTTGCCTCAATTTGGGCGGTTTTGCCAATGTATCCTATAATCTTCCTTCTCCTTCCGGAATAGGGCTAGGGGTTAGAATCGCCTATGATATCTGTCCGGTAAATATTGTGATGAATGCGATTGCTGAAAAAAAGGGCAAGCCCTATGATGAAGGTGGGCAGATGGCAAAAGAAGGAATGATGAGCGGCTATTTGTTGAATGAATTTAATCAATTGG
This Bacteroidota bacterium DNA region includes the following protein-coding sequences:
- a CDS encoding anhydro-N-acetylmuramic acid kinase, whose amino-acid sequence is MTQIKYNVIGLMSGTSLDGLDIAFCRFILENNTWTYEIEVAQTIAYPEAWKQTILSLETADALRFQQVNVDYGHYLGGLVSDFIIRHSIKVDFVASHGHTIFHQPDKKLTVQIGAGSAIASKCNLPVVCDFRTLDVALGGQGAPLVPIGDKFLFSDYEFCLNLGGFANVSYNLPSPSGIGLGVRIAYDICPVNIVMNAIAEKKGKPYDEGGQMAKEGMMSGYLLNEFNQLGFYKMIPDSPKSLGKEWVIKNIDPLIEQYEISDEDLLRTFCEHIAFQIGKSLKNKPKGKLLITGGGAYNHFLMECIQQHTEHQIVVPDKKTIEYKEALIFAFLGVLKMRNEVNCLKSVTGASRDNCGGAVYN